From the genome of Romeriopsis navalis LEGE 11480, one region includes:
- a CDS encoding nitrile hydratase accessory protein, with the protein MFTQFEHFAASSLMGSPEEAPPRQDGHLHFDRDWEKSAFGVAIALSKQGHFEWEDFRQTLMSTIADWEATHDLDDPEWDYYQCWLTALEQVVVNSGVIGAGELERQTSQLLNCKTTGA; encoded by the coding sequence ATGTTTACGCAATTTGAGCACTTTGCCGCTTCCAGCTTGATGGGGTCACCGGAAGAGGCACCACCACGACAGGATGGACATCTGCACTTTGACCGTGATTGGGAAAAGTCGGCCTTTGGGGTGGCGATCGCCCTTTCCAAGCAAGGCCACTTTGAATGGGAAGACTTTCGGCAAACGTTGATGAGCACCATTGCAGATTGGGAAGCCACCCATGATCTCGACGACCCCGAATGGGACTACTACCAATGTTGGCTCACGGCGCTGGAGCAGGTTGTCGTTAACTCGGGTGTAATTGGCGCAGGAGAATTGGAACGGCAAACTTCCCAGCTTTTAAACTGCAAAACAACCGGTGCGTAA
- the nthA gene encoding nitrile hydratase subunit alpha gives MPSNYPGFKYGADRETFSAAKVKALESLLIEKGIITGKTVDNVLGYFETEMGPFNGAKLVARAWVDPAFKQRLIADCNAACEELDFPAGMSGAEGEHMRIVENTPDVHNVIVCTLCSCYPWPTLGLPPYWFKDPTFRARVVREPRVVLSEFGVKLDKSVQIKVWDSSAQIRWWVLPMRPPGSENMTEKQLAALLTPEAMMGVGNVTV, from the coding sequence ATGCCAAGTAACTATCCAGGATTTAAATACGGTGCGGATCGCGAAACATTCAGTGCCGCAAAGGTCAAAGCGCTGGAGTCGCTGCTAATCGAAAAAGGAATTATCACGGGCAAAACCGTTGATAATGTCCTGGGCTATTTTGAAACCGAAATGGGGCCGTTTAATGGCGCAAAACTGGTGGCACGGGCCTGGGTTGACCCGGCCTTCAAACAACGGCTGATCGCCGACTGCAATGCCGCTTGCGAAGAGCTGGATTTTCCAGCAGGGATGTCGGGGGCAGAGGGAGAACATATGCGCATTGTGGAAAATACACCGGATGTGCATAACGTAATTGTTTGCACCTTATGTTCTTGCTACCCCTGGCCCACCCTCGGGTTGCCACCCTACTGGTTCAAAGACCCCACATTTCGGGCACGGGTGGTGCGTGAACCACGTGTCGTCTTGTCGGAGTTTGGCGTCAAGCTCGATAAATCAGTCCAAATCAAGGTTTGGGATAGTAGTGCCCAAATCCGTTGGTGGGTGTTGCCGATGCGTCCCCCTGGCAGCGAGAACATGACTGAAAAGCAATTGGCAGCTTTACTCACCCCGGAGGCCATGATGGGGGTTGGCAATGTGACCGTATAA
- the nthB gene encoding nitrile hydratase subunit beta: MKLQHNLGGLEGLDPINVETKVFVEPWEKRIFGIHTAMMALSNQLGSSPPKYAIEKVPTKFKSFWTWGHLRMGAEAMHPFEYFRLRYYEKWLGGISGFFVSEGYITQAELDTRTAEFLADSQKSAAPLPSGGSPAIDAQVTKYLREGDSPMRPLPAPPKFREGDQVRVKDVNSADHSRLPGNLKGKVAKVVRVYEGAFTYFFPTKDGIGTPMPVYSLVFKPEDLWEESLIDPNSVYYNDIFEVYLEAV; encoded by the coding sequence ATGAAACTACAGCACAACCTCGGGGGCCTCGAGGGCCTCGACCCCATCAATGTCGAAACCAAAGTCTTCGTTGAACCCTGGGAAAAAAGGATCTTCGGCATTCATACAGCCATGATGGCACTGAGCAATCAACTGGGGTCATCTCCACCCAAGTATGCGATCGAAAAAGTCCCCACCAAATTCAAAAGTTTTTGGACCTGGGGCCATTTGCGCATGGGGGCAGAAGCCATGCATCCCTTTGAATACTTTCGTTTACGTTATTACGAGAAATGGTTAGGCGGAATTTCTGGCTTCTTTGTCTCGGAAGGCTATATTACGCAAGCCGAATTGGACACCCGCACCGCCGAATTTTTGGCTGATAGTCAAAAGTCCGCCGCCCCCTTACCCAGTGGCGGGAGTCCAGCCATTGATGCCCAAGTCACCAAGTATTTACGGGAAGGGGATTCGCCCATGCGGCCGTTACCCGCCCCACCCAAATTTCGCGAAGGTGATCAAGTCAGAGTCAAGGATGTTAATTCAGCGGACCATAGCCGCTTGCCCGGCAACTTGAAAGGCAAAGTGGCCAAAGTAGTCCGGGTCTATGAAGGGGCATTCACTTACTTCTTCCCCACCAAAGATGGTATTGGCACACCGATGCCCGTCTATAGTTTGGTCTTTAAACCCGAGGACCTGTGGGAAGAATCACTGATTGATCCGAACTCAGTGTATTACAACGACATTTTCGAAGTGTATTTAGAAGCGGTTTAG
- a CDS encoding CobW family GTP-binding protein, whose amino-acid sequence MALLQKIPVTVLTGYLGAGKTTLLNRILTEAHGKRIAVIVNEFGEVGIDHQLVIDADEEIFEMNNGCICCTVRGDLIRIISELMARPDDFDHLVIETTGLADPAPVIQSFFVDEVMLRQTQLDAVVTVVDAKHIGAHWDSSEAQEQIAFADVILLNKTDLVPPDQLSILAAKVRDMNAMAAIHTTNNCEIDLDHLLGVQAFDLKQALSIDPEFLEEEAHEHDASVYSIAITEPGTLDSTKLNRWLNQLIQARGPDIFRMKGILDVDHAARRFVCQGVHMTLDGRPGKPWQPGETRCNELVFIGRNLDGEALRTEFKSCLAPVYAAVA is encoded by the coding sequence ATGGCATTGCTACAAAAGATTCCCGTCACCGTCCTCACCGGATATTTAGGTGCGGGCAAAACAACACTACTCAATCGTATCCTGACGGAAGCGCACGGCAAACGGATCGCCGTAATTGTCAATGAATTTGGCGAAGTTGGTATTGATCATCAACTCGTAATTGATGCCGACGAAGAAATTTTTGAGATGAATAACGGATGCATCTGTTGCACCGTTAGAGGTGACTTAATTCGGATCATTAGTGAATTGATGGCACGGCCCGATGACTTTGATCATCTCGTAATTGAAACCACTGGATTAGCTGATCCAGCGCCGGTCATCCAATCCTTTTTTGTCGATGAAGTGATGCTCCGACAAACGCAGCTCGATGCGGTTGTCACGGTGGTTGATGCAAAACACATCGGGGCGCATTGGGATAGTAGCGAAGCGCAAGAACAAATTGCCTTTGCCGATGTCATTCTGCTCAATAAAACAGATTTAGTCCCACCGGATCAGTTGTCAATCTTAGCGGCAAAAGTCCGTGACATGAATGCGATGGCCGCAATTCATACCACAAACAACTGTGAAATCGACCTGGATCACCTACTTGGGGTGCAGGCCTTTGACCTGAAGCAGGCTTTAAGTATTGATCCAGAATTTTTGGAGGAGGAGGCCCATGAGCATGATGCATCGGTTTATTCCATTGCCATTACGGAACCAGGCACCCTGGACAGCACCAAACTTAACCGTTGGCTGAATCAACTGATTCAAGCCCGTGGCCCCGATATTTTTAGGATGAAAGGTATTTTAGATGTCGATCATGCCGCACGACGCTTTGTCTGTCAGGGGGTGCATATGACCTTAGACGGACGACCTGGGAAACCCTGGCAACCGGGGGAAACCCGCTGCAATGAGTTGGTCTTCATTGGCCGGAATTTAGATGGAGAGGCACTGCGCACTGAGTTTAAAAGTTGTTTAGCCCCGGTTTATGCCGCCGTGGCATAA
- a CDS encoding formylglycine-generating enzyme family protein, with translation MRRRKFIQYAGLGGVGFLLVPHNRLLASALPESELRKDIRLDSFDFNVTTVDQFGQIKQTKKHTAKYFPASLNAAEQLEMVAIAPGRFAMGASPTESQAKRHEFPRHRVKLPAFFMSKTPITQSQWAVIAALPAVKQELDPAPSHFTGSDRPVESVSWLDAVEFCDRLSQYTGRQYQLPSEAQWEYACRSGTGTAFNTGATITSELAEYVGTYAYQAEATGNHRQSTMPVGRFSANAFGLYDMHGNVWEWCADSWHKSYRGAPKDDQAWVSQQHAQCRTIRGGSWLNAPAEIRSASRSGYLEKSLNRTIGFRVITTI, from the coding sequence ATGAGGCGTCGAAAGTTTATTCAGTATGCGGGTTTAGGCGGTGTTGGCTTCCTGCTAGTCCCCCACAATCGATTGCTGGCATCAGCATTGCCTGAATCAGAATTGCGTAAAGATATCAGATTAGATAGCTTTGACTTTAATGTCACTACTGTCGATCAATTCGGTCAGATTAAACAGACAAAAAAACACACCGCAAAATATTTTCCTGCGTCACTTAACGCAGCTGAGCAGTTGGAAATGGTGGCGATCGCTCCCGGACGCTTTGCCATGGGAGCATCCCCAACCGAGTCCCAAGCAAAAAGGCATGAGTTTCCCCGCCATCGGGTCAAGCTGCCGGCTTTTTTTATGAGCAAAACCCCCATTACACAGTCTCAATGGGCGGTGATCGCAGCCTTACCCGCCGTGAAACAAGAGCTAGATCCCGCACCGTCGCATTTCACCGGTAGCGATCGCCCCGTGGAGAGCGTTTCCTGGTTAGATGCGGTTGAGTTTTGCGATCGCCTAAGCCAATATACCGGACGGCAATATCAGCTCCCCAGCGAAGCCCAATGGGAATATGCCTGTCGATCGGGAACGGGTACGGCATTCAATACCGGCGCAACCATTACCAGCGAATTAGCGGAGTATGTTGGCACCTATGCCTATCAGGCTGAGGCAACCGGCAACCATCGCCAATCGACCATGCCTGTGGGCCGGTTTTCAGCGAATGCCTTTGGGTTGTATGACATGCATGGCAATGTTTGGGAATGGTGTGCCGACAGTTGGCATAAAAGCTATCGCGGTGCCCCCAAGGATGACCAAGCCTGGGTGAGTCAACAACACGCTCAGTGTCGGACGATTCGGGGCGGCAGCTGGCTGAATGCACCGGCCGAAATTCGCTCTGCGAGTCGTTCTGGTTATCTAGAAAAATCATTGAATCGAACGATCGGATTCCGCGTCATCACCACCATCTAG
- the argS gene encoding arginine--tRNA ligase — protein sequence MTTAIDQLKTQIESALITAFGPELAGTDPVLVPTSNPKFGDYQVNVAMSLAKRLGQKPRDIAQAVIDQLDVSELFETPEIAGPGFINLRFKPSYLNQQLATIQQDDRLGIAPVNQPQKIVVDFSSPNIAKEMHVGHLRSTIIGDSIARILEFQGHDVLRLNHVGDWGTQFGMLITYLREVAPEALTTADAIDLGDLVAFYKKAKARFDEDPEFQETARKEVVKLQAGDPDSRKAWQLLCDQSRREFKIIYDLLNIALTERGESFYNAFLGEVITELKTTGLLEEDQGAQCVFVEGFTNREGKPLPLIIQKSDGGFNYATTDLAALRYRINQDQADRIIYITDSGQSNHFAQFFQVARRAGWVPEHVAITHVPFGLVQGEDGKKLKTRSGETVRLRDLLDEAVVRFRAVLEERLTAEERSESEAFKANVAKVAGLSAVKYADLSQNRTSNYIFSYDKMLADKGNTAPYMLYVYARVQSISRKGDIDFSQIDSSVINISEDAELTLAKHILQLEGVINEVATELFPNRLCQYLFELSQKFNTFYDACPVLKAEEPQRTSRLALCDLTARTLELGLNLLGIDLLDRM from the coding sequence ATGACGACTGCGATCGACCAATTGAAGACCCAGATTGAATCTGCCCTCATCACCGCTTTTGGCCCGGAGCTGGCTGGCACGGATCCAGTTTTAGTCCCGACGAGTAATCCCAAGTTTGGGGATTATCAAGTCAACGTCGCAATGTCTTTAGCCAAGCGCCTCGGCCAGAAGCCCCGCGATATTGCCCAAGCCGTGATTGACCAGCTTGATGTGTCGGAGCTGTTTGAAACGCCCGAAATTGCGGGTCCAGGCTTCATTAATCTCCGCTTCAAGCCGTCCTATTTGAATCAACAGTTGGCAACGATTCAGCAGGACGATCGGTTAGGGATTGCCCCAGTCAACCAGCCGCAAAAGATTGTGGTGGATTTTTCTAGTCCAAATATTGCCAAGGAAATGCATGTTGGGCACCTGCGATCGACCATCATCGGCGATAGTATTGCCCGGATTTTGGAGTTCCAGGGGCATGATGTCCTGCGCTTAAATCATGTCGGTGACTGGGGCACCCAGTTTGGCATGTTGATCACTTACCTGCGGGAAGTTGCGCCAGAAGCATTGACGACAGCAGATGCGATCGACCTTGGTGATCTCGTCGCGTTTTATAAAAAGGCGAAGGCTCGCTTTGACGAGGATCCAGAATTTCAAGAAACCGCTCGAAAAGAAGTGGTGAAGCTTCAAGCCGGTGATCCAGATAGTCGTAAAGCATGGCAACTGCTCTGTGATCAGTCGCGGCGGGAGTTCAAAATTATTTACGACTTGCTGAATATCGCGCTGACGGAGCGTGGCGAGTCGTTTTACAACGCCTTCTTGGGTGAGGTCATCACTGAACTTAAAACAACTGGGCTATTGGAGGAAGATCAAGGTGCGCAATGTGTTTTCGTCGAAGGATTTACCAACCGGGAAGGCAAGCCGCTACCGCTAATTATCCAGAAATCCGATGGTGGGTTTAACTACGCCACAACTGACCTCGCTGCTTTACGTTATCGGATTAATCAAGACCAGGCGGATCGAATTATCTACATCACTGATTCAGGACAGTCGAACCACTTCGCCCAATTCTTCCAAGTGGCACGGCGGGCAGGCTGGGTACCGGAGCATGTCGCGATTACCCACGTGCCCTTTGGCCTGGTGCAAGGCGAAGATGGCAAGAAGCTCAAAACTCGATCGGGAGAGACAGTGCGTCTACGCGATCTATTGGATGAGGCAGTTGTGCGGTTTCGAGCGGTGCTGGAAGAGCGACTAACTGCAGAGGAACGATCAGAGTCAGAAGCCTTCAAGGCCAACGTCGCAAAAGTTGCGGGCTTAAGCGCAGTGAAATACGCAGATCTGAGTCAAAACCGCACTAGCAACTATATTTTCAGCTACGACAAGATGCTGGCGGACAAGGGGAATACGGCGCCTTACATGCTTTACGTGTATGCACGCGTACAAAGTATTAGTCGTAAAGGTGATATTGATTTTAGTCAAATTGACAGCAGTGTAATTAATATCAGTGAGGATGCCGAATTAACGCTAGCCAAACATATTCTCCAACTGGAAGGCGTCATTAATGAAGTTGCTACGGAGCTATTTCCCAATCGACTTTGCCAATACTTATTTGAACTCAGCCAGAAATTCAACACCTTCTACGATGCTTGTCCAGTCTTAAAAGCCGAAGAGCCCCAACGAACTTCGCGCTTGGCTTTATGCGACTTGACAGCGCGGACATTGGAATTAGGGTTGAACCTGTTGGGGATTGACTTACTCGATCGCATGTAG
- a CDS encoding C39 family peptidase yields the protein MTTTLQIRSKAQPTLPKTIRLDVPYRSQRNNTLNPDGACNVTSIAMPLLYFGVQPRYPEMFPQFEDELYDYTERLGLNRHDALDLVKVIEAYGCRDRFSSTYQMVDVKAALANDQPVILHGYFTSFGHIIVAVGYDDYGLIVHDPYGEWYSWGYDLNEPGTNNTKGKYQHYSYRLIENACMPDGNLWAHIVSRG from the coding sequence ATGACTACCACTTTGCAAATTCGATCGAAGGCTCAACCGACCTTACCGAAAACGATTCGTCTAGATGTGCCTTACCGTTCGCAACGGAATAACACACTGAATCCAGATGGTGCTTGTAATGTTACTTCGATCGCGATGCCCTTGTTGTACTTCGGTGTGCAGCCACGTTATCCCGAGATGTTTCCGCAGTTTGAAGATGAGTTGTATGACTATACCGAGCGGCTGGGGCTGAATCGCCACGATGCGCTGGATTTGGTCAAGGTCATCGAAGCCTATGGTTGCCGCGATCGGTTCTCCAGCACCTATCAAATGGTCGATGTCAAAGCGGCCTTGGCGAACGATCAACCCGTAATTTTGCACGGTTACTTTACGAGCTTTGGCCACATTATTGTGGCGGTCGGCTATGACGATTATGGCTTGATTGTGCATGACCCTTATGGTGAATGGTATAGCTGGGGCTACGATCTAAATGAGCCTGGCACCAATAATACAAAGGGTAAATATCAGCATTACTCTTATCGGTTGATTGAAAATGCCTGTATGCCAGATGGCAACCTCTGGGCACATATTGTTTCACGCGGGTAG
- the sigC gene encoding RNA polymerase sigma factor SigC, with translation MDDLRYDTQSVEVDSPNAQFEPALSEIPDLEPEPVEALAEFRPTNKRTTDLVRMYLQEIGRVQLLGRDEEVDEAQKVQRYMRLLEQRTETAEKGHPAIERYIALIDARDRLASMLGHRPSLVRWASEASVEVAELKPIVLAGKQAWAEIVEMPLAELDLIESEGLRAKEHMIKANLRLVVSVAKKYQNRGLELLDLIQEGTLGLERAVEKFDPTKGYRFSTYAYWWIRQGITRAIATQSRTIRLPVHVTEKLNKIKKAQRKISQEKGRTASIEDISSELDMTPAQVREVLMKVPRAVSLETKVGKEKDTELGDLLETEDISPEELLTRESLRRDLLNLIAELTDRERDVIQMRFGIGSGQPYSLAEIGRALDLSRERVRQIEAKALQKLRQPKRRNRVRDYLEALG, from the coding sequence ATGGATGACCTCCGTTACGACACTCAGAGTGTAGAAGTGGATTCCCCTAATGCCCAGTTCGAGCCAGCTCTAAGCGAGATTCCGGATTTGGAACCGGAGCCCGTCGAGGCACTTGCGGAATTTCGCCCGACGAATAAGCGGACGACTGATCTGGTGCGGATGTATCTGCAAGAAATTGGTCGCGTCCAGCTGTTAGGTCGCGATGAGGAAGTCGACGAGGCGCAGAAAGTACAACGCTATATGCGTTTACTAGAACAGCGGACAGAGACTGCTGAGAAAGGCCACCCAGCGATTGAACGTTATATCGCCTTAATTGACGCGCGCGATCGCTTAGCTTCGATGTTGGGGCACCGTCCTTCGTTAGTGCGGTGGGCCTCTGAAGCCAGTGTTGAAGTGGCCGAGCTCAAGCCAATCGTTTTAGCGGGTAAGCAAGCCTGGGCGGAAATCGTTGAGATGCCTTTGGCGGAACTGGATTTAATTGAGTCGGAGGGACTGCGGGCCAAGGAGCATATGATCAAGGCGAATCTGCGCTTGGTCGTATCGGTGGCGAAAAAATATCAGAATCGCGGTTTGGAGCTGCTTGATTTAATTCAAGAGGGCACGTTGGGCCTGGAGCGCGCGGTCGAAAAATTTGATCCAACTAAGGGTTATCGCTTTAGTACCTATGCATACTGGTGGATTCGCCAAGGGATTACCCGTGCCATTGCGACCCAGAGTCGGACCATTCGTTTGCCAGTGCATGTCACTGAGAAACTGAATAAGATCAAGAAAGCGCAGCGTAAAATCTCCCAGGAGAAAGGTCGCACCGCTTCGATCGAAGATATTAGTTCTGAGCTGGATATGACGCCAGCGCAGGTGCGGGAAGTCCTGATGAAGGTGCCCCGTGCGGTTTCTTTAGAGACGAAAGTCGGTAAGGAAAAGGATACCGAGCTGGGCGATTTGCTCGAAACGGAGGATATTAGCCCTGAAGAGTTGTTAACGCGGGAATCGTTGCGACGCGATCTGTTAAATCTGATTGCTGAATTGACCGATCGTGAACGTGACGTAATTCAGATGCGATTTGGCATTGGCAGCGGTCAGCCTTACTCGCTCGCGGAAATTGGCCGTGCGTTGGATCTTTCCCGTGAGCGTGTGCGCCAAATTGAAGCGAAAGCCCTACAGAAGTTGCGGCAGCCAAAGCGCCGCAACCGCGTGCGTGACTATTTAGAAGCCCTCGGTTAA
- a CDS encoding peptidoglycan-binding protein — MDQLQCHQQLVQSPGAIAIGKALKYFPEFKNPMDMPAISPVPKSSQSSFAWLGHSKLPAKLLTRLVSLVIGLAIVSMANTAMAAMLRQGASGDAVRDLQNRLTAVQCYDGPVTGYFGPLTHSAVQFCQQRYGIAVDGVVGPQTMAALGQQATPTAQPQTTSPATVASNALQRGSRGAGVVNLQKQLQALGLYNSAIDGDFGPLTEQAVANLQRTNGLSQTGVFGERERQVLASTPIAQPATTATALSGTIGRNQLTIGDAGKDVQKLQAKLKDLSYFDSAATGYYGKLTKLAVQSFQNDQQLPSTGVADNQTLQALGIAQKQPQNTAVVPSQTAQATPFSQSSFTSQPDAIVPTQALTQSLGSAQISEGKRFVVIIPKQNGAQLDAVKKLVPDALEGKSSIGTYIQAGAFSSQNAADQQTRFLQAYGLDARVAYR; from the coding sequence ATGGATCAGTTACAATGCCATCAACAATTGGTGCAATCGCCAGGCGCGATCGCCATCGGCAAGGCCCTGAAATATTTTCCAGAATTTAAAAATCCTATGGACATGCCAGCTATATCCCCTGTGCCCAAGTCATCTCAATCCAGTTTTGCCTGGCTGGGTCACTCCAAGCTCCCGGCGAAACTCTTAACCCGCTTGGTCAGCTTGGTCATCGGACTCGCAATTGTGAGCATGGCGAACACGGCCATGGCCGCGATGCTGCGGCAGGGCGCTAGCGGAGATGCTGTCCGGGATTTACAAAATCGGCTCACCGCCGTGCAATGCTATGACGGACCAGTCACGGGCTACTTCGGCCCTCTGACCCACAGCGCCGTCCAGTTCTGCCAGCAGCGTTATGGCATTGCCGTTGATGGCGTTGTCGGCCCCCAAACCATGGCGGCACTGGGTCAGCAAGCAACGCCCACAGCCCAGCCCCAAACGACATCACCCGCCACTGTTGCAAGCAATGCCTTGCAACGCGGCAGTCGCGGTGCGGGCGTGGTGAATCTTCAGAAACAATTGCAAGCGCTGGGTTTGTATAACAGTGCGATCGACGGTGATTTTGGCCCCTTAACCGAGCAAGCCGTCGCCAACCTCCAACGCACAAACGGCCTGAGCCAGACTGGTGTATTTGGCGAGCGCGAACGACAAGTCCTCGCCTCAACCCCGATCGCCCAGCCCGCAACGACCGCCACCGCCCTCAGTGGGACAATCGGTCGCAATCAACTCACAATTGGCGATGCCGGTAAAGATGTGCAAAAGCTCCAAGCGAAGCTGAAGGATCTCAGTTATTTTGACTCCGCTGCGACGGGTTACTACGGCAAACTCACAAAGTTAGCCGTGCAAAGTTTTCAAAACGATCAACAATTACCCAGTACGGGGGTCGCTGACAACCAGACGCTGCAAGCACTGGGGATCGCCCAAAAGCAGCCGCAGAACACCGCCGTTGTCCCCAGCCAAACAGCCCAGGCAACCCCGTTCAGCCAGAGCAGCTTTACCAGTCAACCCGACGCGATCGTCCCAACCCAAGCCCTAACACAGTCTCTTGGCAGCGCCCAAATTTCCGAGGGCAAGCGTTTCGTTGTCATCATTCCGAAACAAAATGGGGCGCAGCTTGACGCCGTGAAAAAACTCGTGCCGGATGCCCTGGAAGGCAAATCCAGCATCGGCACCTACATTCAGGCCGGGGCTTTCTCCAGTCAAAATGCGGCGGATCAACAAACCCGGTTTCTCCAAGCCTATGGTTTAGATGCTCGCGTCGCCTATCGATAG